From Miscanthus floridulus cultivar M001 chromosome 15, ASM1932011v1, whole genome shotgun sequence, the proteins below share one genomic window:
- the LOC136508319 gene encoding uncharacterized protein, producing MASDRGEVDTSSAFRSVKEAVAVFGERILIREAQFRPNGGAHGGRRVGKEVNSRVNAVAIAASDVKPPNRSDGVMENHSKPSVVTYNAKKEFSGNGNSKPASSLLPVSMPRPPVAEHMPMYLVPSSPPFFASSPSLANDDDDEQERKTADFIVMSSIKKLEDEAARTRQEVSQLKRRLAEMELSMATLNAKLHRALSKVAHMEADNAAAARASIERGGGRGDMALTVWAERRAPSASRPQLGHLLRLGEADREAAVVSGSGGGRAVAAPARRKVQKQKPIVPLVVPLINDLLFSKKRRMKDKESVYMKELYSLLRLS from the coding sequence ATGGCATCGGACCGTGGAGAGGTCGACACCTCCAGTGCCTTTCGGTCTGTCAAGGAGGCGGTCGCCGTGTTCGGGGAGCGCATCCTTATCAGGGAAGCCCAGTTCAGGCCAAATGGTGGTGCGCATGGCGGCCGTCGTGTTGGCAAGGAGGTGAACTCCAGGGTGAATGCTGTCGCCATTGCCGCCTCTGATGTGAAGCCACCTAACCGGAGTGATGGTGTCATGGAAAACCACTCCAAGCCAAGTGTTGTCACCTACAATGCCAAGAAAGAGTTTAGTGGCAATGGCAATAGCAAGCCTGCTTCAAGCCTACTCCCGGTGTCGATGCCAAGGCCGCCGGTTGCAGAACATATGCCAATGTACCTGGTTCCCTCCTCGCCGCCGTTCTTTGCGTCGTCTCCTTCGCTGGccaacgacgacgatgacgagcaGGAGCGCAAGACAGCCGACTTCATCGTCATGAGCTCCATCAAGAAGCTGGAGGACGAGGCGGCCAGGACGAGGCAAGAGGTGTCGCAGCTCAAGAGGAGGCTGGCCGAGATGGAGCTGTCCATGGCGACCCTGAACGCGAAGCTCCACCGCGCGCTCTCCAAGGTGGCGCACATGGAGGCTGAcaacgcggcggcggcgcgcgccagCATCGAAagaggcggcggccgcggcgacaTGGCGCTGACGGTCTGGGCCGAGCGCCGCGCCCCCAGCGCCAGCAGGCCGCAGTTGGGCCACCTGCTGAGGCTCGGCGAGGCCGATAGGGAGGCGGCGGTGGTGTCCGGCTCCGGTGGCGGCCGGGCAGTGGCGGCGCCGGCGAGGAGGAAGGTGCAGAAGCAGAAGCCGATCGTGCCACTGGTTGTTCCGCTCATTAATGACCTCCTCTTTTCCAAGAAGAGGAGGATGAAGGACAAGGAGAGCGTGTACATGAAGGAGCTTTACAGCTTGCTTAGGTTGAGTTGA
- the LOC136508318 gene encoding dihydrolipoyllysine-residue acetyltransferase component 5 of pyruvate dehydrogenase complex, chloroplastic, translated as MAGLLHLQSTLLPSASALRRRAGAPVPSSSRRRCRVEAKIREIFMPALSSTMTEGKIVSWTAAEGDRLAKGDPVVVVESDKADMDVETFHDGFLAAVLVPAGESAPVGSAIALLAESEEEIPVAQSQAASFSSSSPSPPPPQETAAEEASLPPPPPPSPAPVAVSAPARPSPATQGGGRVVASPYAKKLAKDLGADLFSVTGSGPGGRIVAKDVEAALAAPKKAAPVTATRPDVPLGSTVPFTTMQGAVSKNMVESLAVPTFRVGYTITTDALDQLYKKIKSKGVTMSALLAKATAMALVQHRVVNSSCRDGKSFTYSSSINIAVAVAIDGGLITPVLQDADKLDIYSLSRKWKELVDKARAKQLQPHEYNSGTFTLSNLGMFGVDRFDAILPPGTGAIMAVGASEPTVVGTKDGRIGIKNQMQVNVTADHRIIYGADLAAFLQTLAKIIEDPKDLTF; from the exons ATGGCCGGCCTCCTGCACCTCCAGTCGACGCTCCTCCCTTCGGCGTCCGCGCTCCGCCGCCGCGCGGGCGCGCCGGTGCCCTCCTCGTCCCGCCGCCGATGCCGGGTCGAGGCCAAGATCCGGGAGATCTTCATGCCGGCGCTCAGCTCCACCATGACCGAGGGCAAGATCGTCTCCTGGACCGCGGCCGAGGGCGACCGCCTCGCCAAGGGCgaccccgtcgtcgtcgtcgagtcCGACAAGGCCGACATGGACGTCGAGACCTTCCACGACGGCTTCCTCGCCGCCGTCCTCGTGCCCGCCGGCGAGTCCGCGCCCGTCGGCTCCGCCATCGCGCTCCTCGCCGAGTCCGAGGAGGAGATCCCGGTCGCCCAGTCACAGGCCGCCTCCTTCTCCTCCAGCTCCCCCTCACCGCCGCCTCCGCAAGAAACTGCTGCTGAAGAAGCGTcccttccgccgccgccgcctccttccccggCGCCGGTGGCAGTCTCTGCTCCCGCGCGGCCTTCGCCAGCAACACAAGGCGGGGGCCGTGTGGTTGCTTCTCCCTACGCCAAGAAGCTCGCCAAGGACCTCGGCGCTGATCTTTTCTCTGTCACGGGGTCAGGCCCGGGCGGGCGAATTGTGGCCAAGGATGTCGAGGCTGCGCTTGCTGCGCCCAAGAAGGCCGCACCAGTGACTGCTACACGGCCAGATGTGCCGTTGGGGTCGACGGTACCATTCACGACAATGCAGGGTGCTGTCAGCAAGAACATGGTGGAGAGCCTTGCCGTCCCGACATTCAGGGTCGGTTACACCATCACCACTGATGCTCTTGATCAGCTCTACAAAAAA ATTAAGTCAAAGGGGGTTACAATGTCAGCACTGTTGGCTAAGGCGACGGCAATGGCGCTGGTTCAGCATCGTGTGGTGAACTCCAGCTGCAGGGATGGGAAGAGCTTCACATACAGCAGTAGTATCAACATTGCTGTGGCAGTGGCCATAGATGGTGGGTTGATTACGCCGGTTCTTCAAGATGCTGATAAG CTTGACATTTATTCATTGTCTAGGAAATGGAAGGAGTTGGTTGATAAGGCACGGGCAAAGCAGTTGCAGCCCCATGAGTACAACTCTG GCACATTTACTCTTTCGAATCTTGGTATGTTTGGAGTTGATAGGTTTGATGCAATACTGCCACCTGGAACT GGAGCAATCATGGCCGTTGGGGCATCAGAACCGACCGTTGTTGGTACAAAAGATGGTAGAATTGGGATCAAGAACCAAATGCAG GTAAATGTTACTGCTGATCATCGGATTATTTATGGAGCCGACCTTGCTGCTTTTCTGCAAACACTTGCCAAGATAATTGAGGATCCCAAGGATCTCACGTTTTAA
- the LOC136509652 gene encoding uncharacterized protein, translating to MGPPQRQQPDQARPPAGSACVWVVAVVLLFAVLAGGGCLGLYVTLPPSEVPQWLPATGLALVALPWAFWIATCAYRCCCSSDAAAAAAPTVANIVERRSSSSSRAGAAAVAPMPMPSSKSLKSARSTRHANGSPASGSPTASSAARRVRFGDTTVLGEDHAAPEKDDGSSVHSNESEAPLAYNMQSS from the coding sequence ATGGGACCGCCGCAGAGGCAGCAGCCGGACCAGGCGCGGCCGCCAGCGGGGAGCGCGTGCGTGTGGGTGGTGGCGGTGGTTCTGCTCTTCGCCGTGCTGGCCGGCGGCGGGTGCCTGGGGCTCTACGTCACGCTGCCGCCGTCCGAGGTGCCGCAGTGGCTGCCGGCCACCGGGCTCGCGCTCGTCGCGCTCCCGTGGGCGTTCTGGATCGCCACGTGCGCGTACCGGTGCTGCTGCTCgtcggacgcggcggcggcggcggctccgacgGTGGCCAATATTGTGGAGCggcggtcgtcgtcgtcgtcgagggcgggcgccgccgccgtggcgcCCATGCCCATGCCCAGCAGCAAGAGCCTCAAGAGCGCGCGCAGCACGAGGCACGCCAACGGGTCGCCCGCCTCGGGGTCCCCCACCGCCAGCAGCGCCGCGCGCCGGGTGCGCTTTGGAGACACCACGGTGCTCGGGGAGGACCACGCCGCGCCGGAGAAGGACGACGGCTCGTCGGTGCACTCGAACGAGAGCGAGGCGCCTCTCGCTTACAACATGCAATCCTCGTGA